From a single Dehalococcoidia bacterium genomic region:
- a CDS encoding dienelactone hydrolase family protein, whose product MAQVVTETVRFPVNGEEMPGYLARPQGDGPFPGVIVVQEWWGIDEHIKDVCRRFAAEGYAALAPDLYRGKVTSEPNEAQKLMMSLDMARAARELARAADWLASQPFTRGRGIGAIGFCMGGGLALELACASPHIKAVAPFYGVNPQPIDKVQNIQGPVLAIYAEHDPWVDPPRRSQELREALERYGKRYEIHVYPGTQHAFFNDTRKEVYNAQAAQDAWQRVLALFRENL is encoded by the coding sequence ATGGCCCAAGTCGTCACCGAGACCGTCCGCTTCCCTGTCAACGGCGAGGAGATGCCTGGTTATCTCGCCCGTCCCCAGGGGGACGGCCCCTTCCCGGGCGTCATTGTCGTCCAGGAGTGGTGGGGCATCGACGAGCATATCAAGGACGTGTGCCGCCGCTTCGCAGCCGAGGGATATGCGGCGCTGGCCCCCGACCTCTACCGGGGAAAGGTTACCAGCGAGCCCAACGAGGCCCAGAAGCTGATGATGTCCCTGGACATGGCTCGGGCGGCCAGGGAGCTGGCCCGTGCCGCCGACTGGCTGGCCTCCCAGCCCTTCACCCGTGGACGCGGCATCGGTGCCATCGGCTTCTGCATGGGTGGCGGCCTGGCCCTGGAGCTGGCCTGTGCCAGCCCTCACATCAAGGCCGTGGCCCCCTTCTACGGAGTCAACCCCCAGCCCATCGATAAGGTGCAGAACATCCAGGGGCCGGTGCTGGCCATCTACGCTGAGCACGACCCCTGGGTGGACCCGCCAAGGCGCTCTCAGGAGCTCAGGGAGGCCCTGGAGCGTTACGGCAAGCGTTACGAGATACACGTCTACCCGGGCACGCAGCACGCCTTTTTCAACGACACCCGCAAGGAGGTCTATAACGCCCAGGCGGCCCAGGACGCCTGGCAGCGGGTGCTGGCCCTTTTCCGCGAGAACCTGTAA
- the hisB gene encoding imidazoleglycerol-phosphate dehydratase HisB, whose translation MNRQARVLRETAETRVEVALDLDGRGLSSIATGIGMLDHLLEQLARHGLFDISIEAAGDLDREAHHLVEDVGLALGQALNEALGERRGIVRFGHALVPMDEALALAAVDLGGRPYATVELPFRRDYLGTLPTEMVPHFLGAMAQAGRLALHVRLLSGENDHHRAEAAFKALALALRQATRPEPRLGGEVPSTKGVL comes from the coding sequence ATGAACAGGCAGGCGCGAGTGCTGCGCGAGACAGCCGAGACCCGGGTGGAGGTGGCCCTGGACCTGGACGGCCGCGGGCTGAGCAGCATCGCCACCGGCATCGGCATGCTGGACCACCTGCTGGAGCAGCTGGCCCGGCACGGCCTGTTCGACATAAGTATCGAGGCCGCGGGCGACCTGGACCGGGAGGCCCACCACCTGGTGGAGGACGTGGGGCTGGCCCTGGGGCAGGCCCTGAACGAGGCCCTGGGAGAGCGTCGGGGGATCGTCCGTTTCGGGCATGCCCTCGTGCCCATGGACGAGGCGCTGGCCCTGGCGGCGGTGGACCTCGGCGGGCGTCCGTATGCCACTGTCGAGCTGCCTTTCCGTAGGGACTACCTGGGGACTCTTCCTACCGAGATGGTGCCCCACTTCCTGGGCGCGATGGCCCAGGCCGGGCGGCTCGCCCTGCATGTGCGACTGCTTTCCGGCGAGAACGACCACCACCGGGCCGAGGCGGCCTTCAAGGCCCTCGCTCTGGCCCTGCGCCAGGCCACCCGTCCCGAGCCCAGACTGGGGGGCGAGGTGCCCAGCACAAAAGGGGTGCTGTAG
- the purS gene encoding phosphoribosylformylglycinamidine synthase subunit PurS — MPYLARVYVTLKPVVNDPQGLTIRGALHDLGFSEVESVRAGKYLELQLRAGSEQEAARRVDEMCRLLLANTVIEDYRFSLEKVGEG; from the coding sequence ATGCCCTATCTGGCCCGCGTATATGTCACCCTCAAGCCGGTGGTTAACGACCCCCAGGGCCTCACCATTCGCGGGGCCCTGCACGATCTGGGCTTCAGCGAGGTGGAATCGGTCCGGGCTGGCAAGTACCTGGAGCTGCAACTGCGGGCCGGCAGCGAGCAGGAGGCGGCGAGGCGCGTGGACGAGATGTGCCGCCTGCTGCTGGCCAACACCGTCATCGAGGACTACCGCTTCTCGCTCGAAAAGGTAGGGGAGGGCTGA
- a CDS encoding phosphoribosylaminoimidazolesuccinocarboxamide synthase, with product MTAPVLMETQLSLPLYRRGKVRDTYDLGDRLLMVSTDRISAFDVVLPTGIPDKGLVLTQLSAFWFERTADVVPNHFVRVVDSTEVDGLQVPPDLVGRAMLVRKAQRIDVECIVRGYLAGSAWEEYRRQGTVNGEKMPPGLQESQELPEPLFTPTTKAEEGHDQPITWEQMVEMVGERAATAMRLRSLALYRYARDYARERGIIIADTKFEFGWLDDEIILIDEVLTPDSSRFWPADQYRPGRSQPSFDKQFVRDYLTSLGWNRQPPAPELPPDIVERTAEKYREAFRLLTGRELLRPGVA from the coding sequence ATGACGGCGCCGGTGCTGATGGAGACTCAGCTCTCGCTGCCCCTCTATCGCCGGGGCAAGGTCCGTGACACCTATGACCTGGGCGACCGCCTCCTCATGGTCTCCACCGACCGCATATCGGCCTTCGATGTTGTCCTGCCCACCGGCATCCCCGACAAGGGGCTGGTGCTCACCCAGCTATCGGCCTTCTGGTTCGAGCGCACGGCCGACGTTGTCCCCAATCACTTCGTGCGCGTGGTGGACAGCACCGAGGTCGATGGACTGCAGGTGCCACCCGACCTGGTGGGCCGGGCCATGCTGGTGCGCAAGGCCCAGCGCATCGACGTCGAGTGCATCGTACGGGGTTACCTGGCCGGCTCCGCCTGGGAGGAGTACCGGCGCCAGGGGACGGTCAACGGCGAGAAGATGCCGCCTGGCCTGCAGGAGAGTCAGGAGCTGCCGGAGCCCCTCTTCACTCCCACCACCAAGGCCGAAGAGGGCCACGACCAGCCCATAACCTGGGAGCAGATGGTGGAGATGGTGGGCGAGCGGGCGGCCACGGCCATGCGCCTGCGCAGCCTGGCCCTTTACCGCTACGCCCGCGACTATGCGCGCGAGCGGGGCATCATCATCGCCGATACCAAGTTCGAGTTCGGCTGGCTGGATGACGAGATCATCCTCATCGACGAGGTGCTGACGCCCGACTCCAGTCGCTTCTGGCCTGCCGACCAGTACCGTCCCGGCCGCTCCCAGCCCAGCTTCGACAAGCAGTTCGTGCGCGACTACCTGACCTCCCTGGGCTGGAACCGTCAGCCGCCGGCGCCGGAGTTGCCGCCCGACATCGTGGAGCGGACGGCCGAGAAGTACCGCGAGGCCTTTCGTCTCCTGACCGGCCGGGAGCTGTTGCGACCAGGGGTGGCCTGA
- the purB gene encoding adenylosuccinate lyase: protein MIERYTRPQMGRIWSQENKLQKWLQVEVAVAEAWAEVGRIPWSAVEELRRASVDVERWRRYEAQMHHDLNAFLRAVADTISPEAASYLHLGLTSYDVEDTALGLLLSEASQLLDEDLASLLDAVREKALQHRETIMAGRTHGVHAEPTSFGLKLALWWDELSRHRQRLQSARQEVAVGKMAGPVGTHASVPPEVEEIACRRLGLAVAPVVDQVVARDRHAHFVAVLAGVAASLEKFATEIRHLQRTEVLEAEEPFLPGQTGSSAMPHKRNPEKCERICGLARLFRGYVTAALENVALWHERDISHSSVERVVLPDACILLDYMLDLFTYVVRGLRVYPERMLRNLELSRGLMFSQRVLIALMEKGLPRAQAYELVQRNAMRAWEEERPFQELLAEDGKVMAHLSRDELAALFDYRWFLRHVDATFQRLGLT, encoded by the coding sequence ATGATCGAGCGCTACACCCGGCCCCAAATGGGCCGGATCTGGTCCCAGGAGAACAAGTTGCAAAAGTGGCTGCAGGTGGAGGTGGCCGTAGCCGAGGCCTGGGCCGAGGTGGGCCGCATCCCCTGGTCGGCGGTGGAGGAGCTGCGCCGCGCCTCCGTGGACGTGGAGCGCTGGCGCCGCTACGAGGCGCAGATGCACCACGACCTGAACGCCTTCTTGCGTGCCGTAGCCGATACCATATCGCCCGAGGCGGCCAGCTACCTGCACCTGGGCCTCACCTCCTACGACGTGGAGGACACGGCCCTGGGCCTGCTGCTCTCGGAGGCGTCCCAGCTCCTGGACGAGGACCTGGCCTCCCTGCTGGACGCCGTGCGCGAGAAGGCCCTCCAGCACAGGGAGACCATCATGGCAGGGCGCACCCACGGCGTCCACGCCGAGCCCACCTCCTTCGGCCTGAAGCTGGCCCTCTGGTGGGACGAGCTGTCCCGCCACCGGCAGAGGCTCCAGAGTGCCCGGCAGGAGGTGGCTGTGGGCAAGATGGCCGGCCCGGTGGGCACTCACGCCAGCGTGCCGCCCGAGGTGGAGGAGATAGCCTGTCGGAGGCTGGGCCTGGCGGTGGCGCCGGTGGTGGACCAGGTGGTGGCCCGCGACCGCCATGCCCACTTTGTGGCTGTGCTGGCCGGAGTGGCGGCCAGCCTGGAAAAGTTCGCCACCGAGATACGCCACCTGCAGCGGACGGAGGTGCTGGAGGCCGAGGAGCCTTTCCTGCCCGGCCAGACCGGCTCCAGCGCCATGCCCCACAAGCGCAACCCCGAGAAGTGCGAGCGCATCTGCGGGCTGGCGCGGCTCTTCCGCGGCTACGTCACCGCTGCCTTGGAGAACGTTGCCCTGTGGCACGAGCGGGACATCTCCCACTCGTCGGTGGAACGGGTGGTGCTGCCCGACGCGTGCATCCTACTGGACTACATGCTGGACCTGTTCACCTACGTGGTGCGGGGGCTGCGGGTCTACCCCGAGCGGATGCTCCGCAACCTGGAGCTGTCGCGGGGTCTCATGTTCTCGCAGCGGGTGCTGATAGCATTGATGGAGAAGGGGCTGCCCCGCGCCCAGGCCTACGAGCTGGTGCAGCGCAACGCCATGCGTGCCTGGGAGGAGGAGCGCCCCTTCCAGGAGCTGCTAGCCGAGGACGGGAAGGTGATGGCCCACCTTTCCCGAGACGAGCTGGCCGCCCTCTTCGACTATCGCTGGTTCCTGCGTCACGTGGACGCCACCTTCCAGCGTCTGGGCCTAACGTGA